A region of Centropristis striata isolate RG_2023a ecotype Rhode Island chromosome 17, C.striata_1.0, whole genome shotgun sequence DNA encodes the following proteins:
- the LOC131990149 gene encoding zinc finger BED domain-containing protein 4-like: MWEHFEQISPNKVKCLLCAKELGYNNNTSSMLRHFRALHENSEGNVAGPSPVSRKKDLDDALVSMIVKDTQPFSIVEDTGFREFVAKLDPTYILPTRKVVKAMVEDRYQHEKEKAKAEVQKVAAVSLTADMWTSINMDAYLAALELTPVLSSIRMKARKLVGYFRSSTTAKEKLDQVQDQMGKPKKKLIQEVETRWNSTFQMLERVAELREPVGAALAGLKTDIPALTSDDLTIVCGCLAVLSPFFEATTELSEEKRVSCSKVVPLLKMVEKLIQEETAKAAVPVARELGGHLIRLLREKLYKVQSMSILSLATLLDPRFKALGFFCPMKTEEAIKRLTAECANIIGSRTHSLPPVASTSQDSGAERPGNKLWSHLDAMVSESRKTSNVFADATVEAQRYLAEPNIARTEDPLQYWERQRQIYPSLYRLALGYLCTPASSVPCERVFSKAGEGELQSIEPLINELFQRQSELCSRLAILEARDTQRSSAAVPKDVPSTSAMPDVPSILDTHSSLWSSVDKTRKRLHAQTPRQSFQPRFTPGAESVILLELLHRCPMVNGLDVHHLHQ, from the exons ATGTGGGAACACTTTGAGCAGATCTCCCCCAACAAG GTGAAGTGTTTGTTGTGTGCCAAGGAATTGGGATACAACAATAACACCTCATCCATGTTGAGGCATTTTCGTGCTTTGCATGAAAACAGTGAGGGGAATGTGGCTGGACCCAGTCCAG TGAGCAGAAAGAAGGACCTGGACGATGCCTTGGTGTCAATGATTGTCAAAGACACCCAGCCTTTCAGTATAGTGGAGGACACAGGATTTAGAGAGTTTGTGGCTAAACTAGATCCAACCTACATCCTCCCAACAAGAAAG GTTGTTAAGGCCATGGTTGAAGACAGATACCAGCATGAGAAGGAGAAGGCCAAAGCTGAGGTCCAGAAAGTAGCTGCAGTTAGTTTGACAGCAGACATGTGGACATCTATAAACATGGATGCATACTTGGCT GCCCTGGAATTAACTCCAGTACTGTCCAGCATTCGCATGAAGGCAAGAAAGCTGGTGGGCTATTTTAGAAGCAGCACAACTGCCAAA gaAAAGCTGGACCAAGTACAAGACCAGATGGGGAAGCCCAAAAAGAAACTGATTCAAGAGGTCGAAACTCGGTGGAACAGCACCTTCCAGATGTTGGAGCGCGTTGCAGAGCTCAGGGAGCCTGTGGGGGCAGCTTTGGCAGGACTCAAAACAGACATTCCTGCTCTGACCTCAGACGACCTCACTATTGTGTGTGGGTGCTTGGCAGTACTGTCACCTTTTTTTGAGGCCACAACTGAGCTCTCGGAAGAGAAAAGGGTGTCTTGCTCTAAAGTGGTCCCATTGCTGAAGATGGTTGAGAAGCTGATCCAGGAGGAGACTGCAAAGGCAGCTGTACCAGTGGCTCGGGAACTGGGGGGGCACCTGATAAGGCTCCTGAGAGAGAAGCTGTACAAAGTTCAGAGCATGAGCATCCTGTCGCTTGCAACACTGCTCGACCCACGGTTCAAGGCACTTGGCTTCTTCTGTCCGATGAAGACAGAGGAAGCCATCAAACGACTGACGGCAGAATGTGCCAACATTATCGGGTCTCGTACTCATTCACTGCCACCTGTAGCGTCCACTTCACAGGATTCTGGAGCTGAAAGACCTG GAAACAAACTATGGAGCCATTTGGATGCCATGGTGTCAGAATCAAGAAAGACGAGTAATGTTTTTGCTGATGCCACAGTGGAAGCACAACGGTACCTGGCTGAACCGAATATTGCCAGGACTGAGGATCCTCTGCAGTACTGGGAGAGGCAGAGGCAAATATACCCGAGCCTATATAGGCTAGCTCTGGGGTACTTGTGCACCCCTGCCTCCTCAGTCCCATGTGAACGAGTTTTTTCAAAAGCTGGAGAG GGGGAACTCCAGTCCATAGAACCCCTCATCAATGAGCTCTTCCAGCGGCAGTCTGAGCTGTGCTCTCGCCTGGCAATCCTCGAAGCTCGGGACACTCAGCGGTCCTCAGCGGCAGTTCCCAAAGATGTCCCCTCCACATCTGCCATGCCTGATGTCCCCAGCATATTGGACACTCACTCTTCCTTATGGTCGTCTGTTGATAAGACGCGGAAACGGCTTCATGCTCAAACACCACGCCAGAGTTTCCAGCCGCGATTCACCCCCGGGGCAGAAAGCGTCATACTCCTCGAACTACTGCACCGATGTCCCATGGTAAACGGGCTAGATGTTCACCACCTCCACCAGTAA